The sequence TTTTTGCTCGTTTGTGGAGATTGCCCTTTCAGGATGACCTAAAGGCCCCGCCACAGGCATGACCTGGAGGCCCCTACGCTCTCTGCATTCGCTCGCGACGAAATGAATGGTTGGCTGAAGGCTCAAACGTCGAGGCTTCAAATGAACGTTCGGGTGGATTTGCGCATCTGCACGCTCAACGCATGAAAAAGCAGTATGCTTCTTGTCATCGCGAGGAGTGAGGGGCCTTGGTCATGCCACTGGTGCGCATGCGAGCGACGCGGCGATCTCCATGTACGAGCAGGAGCGGCCCATTGCGGAGATTGCCGCGCTCACTCCGTTCGCTCGCAATGACAATAGGAATGAAATGTAGAAACGATACGTGAATGGTTCAGATGACTGTTCGAACGGATTCGACCAGCTGCACGATCAACGCACAAAAAAGGAGCACGCTGCTTGTCATCGCGAGAACTGAGCAGATGCGAAGGACACGGGGATGCCCGTGATGCGATCTCCATGTACGGGCAGGAGTGACCCATTGCGGATATCGCTCTTTGGAAGATGTCCAAGACCGTTGCAACAATCTTGCTTATTCATTCTGACGCCGTTCAGGAATGATTTTCAAAAAGATGGTGAATGCCTTGGAAGCACAAGCCGTCTTCAAAGCGAACGGGTCGTGTGCACGTTTACTCATGCTAATGTCATGGCCGCGCCGGGCACCGCTTGATCTTGCCCTATGTGAGATGTATGATACAGATGTGGAACATATGTTTATCCCTCGGGACCGACGGCGCTTATGGGACGCAAAAAGCTCACGGCCAAGCAACATGAGTTTCTGCAGTACCTCATCGACTTCGTGGACGACCACGAGGTGTGGCCGACCTACCAAGCCATCATCGACCACTTTCAGTACCGGTCGCCGAACAGCGTCACGCAAAACCTGAAAGCCCTGCACCGCAAGGGGCATCTTATCCGCGACGAGCAGCACGGCTACCAGCTGGCGCCGCGCTACCAGGGTTCCGCTGAACCCGGCATTCCCATCCGCGGCATCATCTCGGCGGGCACGTTGCAAGAAGCCGTCGAGGCCGACCTAGGCACCATCACGCTGGACGTCCTCTTCCCGCATCTTGACCGCATGTTCGCCATCCGCGTCTCGGGGCAATCCATGAAAGGCGCCGACATCCACGATGGCGACTACGTGCTGCTCATTGACGATGACATCCCCAACGGCGGCATTGGGGCCGTGTTGTATGACGGCGAAACGTCACTCAAGCGCGTGTACCATGACGATGTGGATGGCCTGCGGCTCGAACCGGCCAATCCCGACTATGACGACATTCACATCTGCCCGGATGTGTTTGAGGAGGTGCGCGTCTTGGGCCGCTACGTGGGCCACGTAAGCGACCGGGGCATCTTCAAGCGATCGGCGTGATGCCGGAAGTACGCCTCGGGGCACCGCTCGCCTCCTCTCACGTCACGCGGGCCACGCGCGGCAGCAGCACACGAATGGTGGTGCCCCGGCCCTGCACGCTGTCAATTTCTAGCGTCCCGTTCATCTTCTCGACGAGGCGCTTTGACACCGTAAGGCCCAGTCCGCTACCCTGGTGGGTGCGCGCGAGGCCCTCGCTTTCTTGCGAGAAGGCATCGAAGATACGCGGCAAGAACGACGCGTCGATGCCGCAGCCCGTATCGGTCACCTCAATGGACACCGTGTCGGCGGTCGCGTCTACACAAATGGCCACCTCGCCCTCGGACGTAAACTTGACTGCGTTGTCGACGAGGTGATGCAACACCCGCCCGAACAGCTCATAATCGAGGCGCGCATAGACGCGCTCGTCGGGCGTTTCGAGCGTGAAGTCGAGGCCTTGCGCCTCGACCATGTGCACGAGGCTCTCGGTGAGGCCGTGCACGGCTTCGGATACAGCATGCGTCTTCAGCGACAGATCCAGCGCATCCGCTTCCAGTTGCGCCAGGTCGAGCAGCGAATCGAGGGTGAGGTGCAGGCGCCGCCCGCTGCGCTCAATGAGCCGGATGAAGCGCCGGTACTTGTCGGGCACGCCCTCGCGCAGCATCGACGTAAACCCGAGGATGACCGTGAGCGGCGTGCGCATTTCGTGGGTCATGTTTGAGAGCACCGCCGAGCGAAACCGCGCCACCTCCTCGGCCTTTTCCTTTGCCTCCACGAGGGCCGCGCGGGCTTCGGTGCGGCGCGTGATGTCCGTCATCACCGTAAGCACGCACGGCTCATCGCGCAGGCGAATCCGCTGAAAGGAGCAGAGCATGGTCACCGTGTCGCCGGCTGCTGTCCGAAACTGTGCCTCAAAGTCTCGCACCGCCGACTCCTCAGCGAGACGATTTTTGAGGGTTTCGCGGCGGGACGGATCGGCCCACAGCCCCAATTCATCGGCCGGCGTGTGGGTAAGCTCCGAGCGGCTGTAGCCGAGCGCCGTGCACATCGCGTCGTTCACGTCGAGGTACTGCCCGTCTGCCAGGCGGCAGATGCCCACCGGGGCGGGGCTGGTTCGAAACACCTTTTGGAACAGGTCGCGGCTTTCGCGGAGCGCCGCGGTGGCCTCCTTGCGTGCGGTCACATCCGCAAACCCAATCAGCGCGCACGACACGCCGTTTAGCTCTGCCTGACGAGCGCTGCACAGCACCGTCCGCGGCGCGCCCGTCTTGCACGGGAGCACGAGCTCGTAATCCTGGAAGCTGCCTTCCTGTTGCAGGTGCGCTACAAGGCGCAGGCGCTCCGTCGCCGGTAGCCCGCCCTCAACGTCGGCAATGCGCTGCCCCACCAACTGATGCGCCGTGTAGCCCGTAAGCTCCGTGAGCCGATCGCTCACTTCCATGATGGCTCCCGTCTTCATCTCCACGATCATGAGCGCCGCCGGCCCTAAGTGGAAGGCGGTGTCGAAGAGGTTGAGCGTTTCGGCAAGCGTTTCGGCAAGCTGATGCTGCGTTGCCCGATCGCGCAACACCGCGAGCGTCTGCGACGGGTCGTTAGGCAGGTGCACAAACGCAAGGGCGAGCCGCTGCGCCGGCGCTGCGGGGAACCGATATTCGGAGAACGCAGGCGTCTCCTCGGCCCCATCCGCCGCCCACTGCTGCATGAGGCGGGAGCGCTCGTCGTCGGCCACAACCTGCGAGAGGGTGGCCCCCTGCAGCTCCGACGGGTCGCTGCGCCCCAGCAGGCGCCCGGCCCTCGCGTTCGCAAACCGGATGGTGCCCGCGTGGGCGTCGAGCAACAACAGGCCATCGGGCACTGCGTGCAGCACCGCCGGTGACACCGGAGCTGCCGTGAGGCGCTTCCGCAATTCGTCGTTCGCATCGCGCGACGCTTGTAACGCCTCGTGCAGCCGCTCTACTTCGCCACGCAACTGCTGCTTCGATGCGTTGTCTACATCAATCATATGGTCGGCCCTGTGGTCCTTCCCACGTCGAGGATGCGCGCACCGCACCTGCAGGTAAGGGAAGATGGATTACTGCATGTGATTAAAGGCCTTCACCAAGCGGGCGTTGCATGATTTGGTATGGTTGGCGTTACGGTCTTGCAAGCCTTTCGACGGTCGTTCGTTACCGCCACCAGCCACAAGCACGCCGTTCAATACCAGTAGGGCGCCACCAGCTCGAGCACGCGCTTGCTCGCCCGCGCATTTTGCTCGTTGATGGACGCGCGCCGGGGGACATCGAACGTTTTGTCTGCGGGATCGCGCAGCGTCTCGGACGGCAAGCCGTGCGTGTCGCTACTCCACTGCTGCCGCCATACGCCCGGGATGTCGTTGGGGAGCTCCACGGCACACAGCGCCCCAACAAGCAGCGCCCAGATCCGCGCGGTGGCCTCCGGCTGATACCCGCCGCCTAGTGTAAACAGCGCCCGTCCCTGCGTGTGCTCGTCGGCCAGATCCACCAGCTGCGCAAAGATTGTCTCGTACGCGCGGGTGGTGAGCAGCATATCGGCTAGCGGATCGCTGAAGTGCGCATCGGCGCCGCATTGCACCACCAGCACATCGGGTTGAAAGCGCTCAAGGGCAAAGGGTACGACGCGCTCGAACGTCTCGATGTAGCTTTCGTCTTCGGTAAACGGCTCTAACGGAACGTTCAGCGTGGTGCCTTCGCCCGCCCCGACGCCCACTTCATGCACGCCCCCCGTGCCGGGAAAGAGGTACCGCCCCGACTCATGCAAGCTCAGAGCCAGCACGCCCGGATCCTCGTAGTGAAGGGCTTGCACGCCGTCGCCATGATGCACGTCGATGTCGATGTACGCCACCCGCTCTCCGGCGTCCCGAAGCGCGTGAATGGCCACCGACAGGTCGCTGTACACGCAAAACCCCGATGCCATCGCCCGCTGGGCATGATGGAGGCCGCCGCCGCACTGAAGCACGCGGGCCGCGCGGCCTTCCAAGATGCATCGCGCGCCGAAGAGGGTGCCGCCCACCAGCCCGCGGGCCGCTGCATCCATCCCTTCAAACAGCGGCACGTCCATCGTGTCGAGGCCATACGCTTTGGCCTGCGGGGTCGCCTCGCCCCGCGAGGCCGCCGCCACGGCGTCGATGAACGCCGCGTCATGCACGCGGGCCACGTCCGCTCGCGTCGCCACGGAAGGTGCCGTAAGGTCCACGGGATGCCCCAGCGCCTCCAGCAGGGAGAAA comes from Salisaeta longa DSM 21114 and encodes:
- a CDS encoding sensor histidine kinase; this encodes MIDVDNASKQQLRGEVERLHEALQASRDANDELRKRLTAAPVSPAVLHAVPDGLLLLDAHAGTIRFANARAGRLLGRSDPSELQGATLSQVVADDERSRLMQQWAADGAEETPAFSEYRFPAAPAQRLALAFVHLPNDPSQTLAVLRDRATQHQLAETLAETLNLFDTAFHLGPAALMIVEMKTGAIMEVSDRLTELTGYTAHQLVGQRIADVEGGLPATERLRLVAHLQQEGSFQDYELVLPCKTGAPRTVLCSARQAELNGVSCALIGFADVTARKEATAALRESRDLFQKVFRTSPAPVGICRLADGQYLDVNDAMCTALGYSRSELTHTPADELGLWADPSRRETLKNRLAEESAVRDFEAQFRTAAGDTVTMLCSFQRIRLRDEPCVLTVMTDITRRTEARAALVEAKEKAEEVARFRSAVLSNMTHEMRTPLTVILGFTSMLREGVPDKYRRFIRLIERSGRRLHLTLDSLLDLAQLEADALDLSLKTHAVSEAVHGLTESLVHMVEAQGLDFTLETPDERVYARLDYELFGRVLHHLVDNAVKFTSEGEVAICVDATADTVSIEVTDTGCGIDASFLPRIFDAFSQESEGLARTHQGSGLGLTVSKRLVEKMNGTLEIDSVQGRGTTIRVLLPRVARVT
- a CDS encoding acetoin utilization protein AcuC, which produces MFVYHSRYDRYDFGADHPFSPKRQAMLFSLLEALGHPVDLTAPSVATRADVARVHDAAFIDAVAAASRGEATPQAKAYGLDTMDVPLFEGMDAAARGLVGGTLFGARCILEGRAARVLQCGGGLHHAQRAMASGFCVYSDLSVAIHALRDAGERVAYIDIDVHHGDGVQALHYEDPGVLALSLHESGRYLFPGTGGVHEVGVGAGEGTTLNVPLEPFTEDESYIETFERVVPFALERFQPDVLVVQCGADAHFSDPLADMLLTTRAYETIFAQLVDLADEHTQGRALFTLGGGYQPEATARIWALLVGALCAVELPNDIPGVWRQQWSSDTHGLPSETLRDPADKTFDVPRRASINEQNARASKRVLELVAPYWY
- a CDS encoding LexA family protein, whose product is MGRKKLTAKQHEFLQYLIDFVDDHEVWPTYQAIIDHFQYRSPNSVTQNLKALHRKGHLIRDEQHGYQLAPRYQGSAEPGIPIRGIISAGTLQEAVEADLGTITLDVLFPHLDRMFAIRVSGQSMKGADIHDGDYVLLIDDDIPNGGIGAVLYDGETSLKRVYHDDVDGLRLEPANPDYDDIHICPDVFEEVRVLGRYVGHVSDRGIFKRSA